Proteins encoded by one window of Bacteroidia bacterium:
- a CDS encoding T9SS type A sorting domain-containing protein, with product MKKKFFILLLACCHLVAKAQFAPVGAQWHYTQCTVAFPYSCGPVEVNAIGTTVINGITCTNLQIAPFTCVGFNYLPVYQSNDTVYRFLYNLNTFTMLYDFNAQPGDIWKIVSNTINQPPPAPLTDTVLIRVDSVNMVNINNHPRKIFYISYADSSHIPFVFEGPIIEGIGSLNFLLTQFNYCDPQITAFRCYNDSTLGLYQPNTLVDCDSVVVVGESEVIKKDYVSLYPNPFTDQICIHSEDFLYRKYDIKLVNIVGKIVYQSKHRQSLNQITIYPKNLAPGTYYLLLESDKKVLQKRLVKL from the coding sequence ATGAAAAAGAAATTTTTTATATTGCTCTTAGCTTGTTGTCATTTAGTAGCTAAAGCTCAGTTTGCTCCTGTAGGTGCACAGTGGCACTACACACAATGTACCGTTGCCTTTCCTTATAGCTGCGGCCCAGTTGAAGTAAATGCCATAGGGACAACCGTAATTAATGGCATTACGTGTACTAATCTTCAGATTGCACCTTTCACTTGTGTTGGATTTAATTATTTACCGGTTTATCAGAGCAACGATACGGTGTATCGTTTTCTCTACAATCTCAACACATTTACCATGCTCTATGATTTTAATGCACAGCCTGGTGATATATGGAAAATTGTATCAAACACCATTAATCAACCGCCACCGGCACCACTAACAGACACCGTTCTCATTCGTGTTGATTCAGTAAACATGGTAAACATCAATAATCATCCACGAAAAATATTTTATATTTCTTATGCCGATTCATCGCACATTCCATTTGTATTTGAAGGTCCTATTATTGAGGGCATTGGCAGTTTGAATTTTTTATTGACACAATTCAATTATTGCGACCCTCAGATAACTGCATTCAGATGCTACAACGATTCAACTTTGGGATTGTATCAGCCAAATACCTTGGTTGACTGTGACTCTGTTGTTGTTGTTGGAGAAAGTGAAGTTATAAAAAAGGACTATGTGAGTTTATATCCAAATCCATTCACAGATCAGATTTGCATTCACTCCGAAGATTTTTTATATAGAAAATACGATATTAAGTTAGTGAATATTGTTGGGAAAATTGTCTATCAGAGTAAGCATAGACAGTCTCTTAATCAAATTACTATTTATCCAAAAAATCTTGCACCGGGCACTTATTATCTCCTGCTTGAATCAGACAAAAAAGTGTTGCAAAAGCGGTTGGTAAAACTTTAA